One part of the Acidobacteriota bacterium genome encodes these proteins:
- a CDS encoding LssY C-terminal domain-containing protein: MKALSRCCLALVMAPMMWGQTTPTVAAPVDKTLEITPSQSWTDSGIDLHLGDLVEISASSLGTGNNLCDPQGLADLANAGKLPLESALPGALLAKLQEKSDTLLFVGAARNLKVTEAGRLFLGSNLGAAAGCTGKYSVKIHVSPGAANEAGSIKSKLASAAQIFMSGQFGGAKTTTADNQGMASDANLSSGSAETTKAAAAPSATLAVSRGLLDDALSKDLQALPRRVNDEFQHLGDMVNFILIGSEKQVQDALAAANWHVADTSTPGAVAKAILMATQKEDYLQMPMSQLYLFGRVQDFGYEQAEPYAMVASRHHFRIWKSTATYKGLPVWAGAGTHDIGFEKDQRNGKVTHKIDPLVDGERDHIGDSLQRAGQIRVMHYFTPTDAVQDARNATGGGYQSDGQVLVMFLQ; the protein is encoded by the coding sequence ATGAAAGCCCTCTCGCGATGCTGTCTGGCCTTGGTGATGGCACCCATGATGTGGGGTCAAACGACGCCCACCGTCGCCGCGCCAGTCGACAAGACGCTGGAAATAACGCCCTCCCAGAGTTGGACCGACTCCGGTATCGATCTGCATCTCGGCGATCTGGTTGAGATTTCCGCGAGTTCACTCGGAACAGGGAACAATCTTTGTGATCCGCAGGGATTGGCCGACCTGGCAAATGCGGGCAAACTGCCGCTTGAGTCTGCGCTGCCGGGAGCGTTGCTGGCGAAACTGCAGGAGAAATCGGACACTCTCCTGTTTGTCGGCGCCGCAAGAAATTTGAAGGTCACCGAGGCTGGACGACTCTTCTTGGGATCGAATCTCGGCGCGGCGGCAGGATGTACCGGAAAGTACTCCGTCAAGATTCATGTATCGCCGGGTGCAGCGAATGAGGCCGGATCGATCAAATCCAAACTGGCGAGCGCGGCGCAGATTTTTATGAGTGGGCAATTCGGCGGCGCAAAGACGACGACGGCCGACAATCAGGGAATGGCGTCGGACGCAAATTTGTCGTCCGGTTCGGCGGAGACTACAAAAGCCGCAGCCGCGCCCTCCGCAACGCTGGCTGTTTCTCGGGGGCTCTTGGATGATGCGCTCAGCAAAGACTTGCAAGCGCTGCCGCGGCGAGTCAATGACGAATTCCAGCACCTCGGCGACATGGTGAACTTCATCCTGATTGGCTCGGAGAAGCAGGTACAGGATGCTCTTGCCGCCGCCAACTGGCACGTTGCGGATACTTCGACTCCTGGTGCGGTCGCGAAGGCGATCCTGATGGCCACACAAAAAGAGGACTATCTGCAGATGCCGATGAGCCAGCTTTATCTTTTCGGGCGCGTCCAGGATTTCGGATATGAACAAGCCGAGCCGTACGCAATGGTTGCGAGCCGCCATCATTTCCGTATATGGAAGTCGACGGCCACGTACAAAGGCTTGCCGGTATGGGCAGGGGCGGGAACACACGATATCGGCTTTGAAAAAGATCAGCGCAACGGAAAAGTTACGCACAAGATCGATCCGCTCGTGGATGGAGAGCGCGACCACATCGGCGACTCATTACAGAGAGCAGGCCAGATTCGGGTCATGCATTACTTCACTCCAACGGATGCAGTCCAGGACGCCCGCAATGCCACGGGCGGCGGCTACCAGTCGGACGGCCAGGTGCTGGTGATGTTTCTGCAGTAG
- a CDS encoding 2-oxoacid:acceptor oxidoreductase family protein, with the protein MAAETKPDVKESEILAAGYQVSHSKSPLFYEKYERKGELQGQTHYCPGCGHGVAHKLIAEALADLGLQDKTIFVSPVGCSVFAYYYFDVGNVQVAHGRAPAGATGIKRTHPDKIVISYQGDGDLAAIGTAEIIHAANRGEKITVFFVNNAIYGMTGGQMAPTTLVGQRSTTSPWGRRPSNEGFPLHMAELISGLEAPVYVERVALSDNKNVMKARKAIHRALEIQRDGIGFSFVEILSPCPTIWAKDPVEARKWVAETMIPNFPLNVFKDKKHEPVENAVVPQRPVYEVLEISNAPVGPDAPIQSIPANAHDASDQSINTPAETAKLEDINAASAPRPHVHHFKEFEVKVAGFGGQGVLLLGQLIAEMGMRERLEVSWLPSYGPEMRSGSAHCHVCLSKERIGSPVISHPDVLIALNEISLRKFAAQVAPGGLILYNRDRLPADFPLPQARIVCLPASEIADKLGNTKATNIVMLGALLEETECLLLETADDVLKTKIKKVAMLEVNRKALAAGREFIDNYVRVGAVSQPDGFSY; encoded by the coding sequence ATGGCAGCGGAAACGAAGCCCGACGTCAAAGAATCAGAAATCCTCGCGGCCGGCTACCAGGTCAGCCACTCGAAGTCTCCTCTCTTCTACGAAAAATACGAACGCAAAGGCGAGCTCCAGGGCCAGACCCACTATTGTCCCGGCTGCGGACACGGCGTCGCTCACAAGCTGATCGCCGAAGCTCTCGCCGATCTCGGACTGCAGGACAAAACGATTTTCGTCAGTCCAGTCGGCTGTTCCGTTTTTGCGTACTATTATTTCGATGTGGGCAACGTGCAAGTCGCCCACGGTCGCGCTCCTGCCGGAGCCACCGGCATCAAGCGCACGCACCCCGACAAGATCGTCATTTCCTATCAGGGCGATGGAGACCTCGCCGCCATTGGCACCGCTGAAATCATTCACGCCGCCAACCGCGGCGAAAAGATCACGGTCTTCTTCGTAAACAACGCGATCTATGGCATGACAGGCGGCCAGATGGCGCCGACGACGCTGGTCGGCCAGAGGAGCACGACATCCCCTTGGGGACGGCGTCCTTCGAATGAAGGCTTCCCGCTCCACATGGCCGAACTGATTTCCGGCCTCGAAGCTCCTGTGTATGTCGAACGGGTGGCGCTCTCCGACAACAAGAACGTGATGAAAGCTCGCAAGGCGATTCACCGGGCGCTCGAGATTCAGCGCGATGGCATTGGCTTCTCGTTTGTGGAGATCCTTTCTCCATGCCCCACCATCTGGGCGAAGGATCCGGTTGAAGCCCGCAAGTGGGTTGCGGAAACCATGATTCCGAATTTCCCCTTGAATGTATTCAAGGACAAGAAGCACGAACCCGTGGAGAACGCTGTCGTCCCACAACGCCCCGTGTACGAGGTGCTGGAGATCAGCAACGCGCCGGTCGGACCCGATGCTCCGATACAGTCCATCCCGGCCAACGCGCACGATGCTTCTGACCAATCCATAAATACGCCAGCCGAGACCGCGAAGTTGGAGGACATCAACGCGGCCAGCGCGCCTCGCCCTCATGTCCATCACTTTAAGGAGTTTGAAGTCAAGGTCGCTGGATTCGGTGGACAAGGTGTCCTGTTACTCGGCCAGTTGATCGCCGAGATGGGCATGAGAGAGCGACTGGAAGTAAGTTGGCTACCGTCCTATGGCCCTGAAATGCGATCGGGCAGCGCGCACTGTCATGTGTGCCTGTCGAAGGAACGCATTGGGTCGCCAGTCATTTCGCATCCTGATGTTCTGATTGCCTTGAACGAAATCTCGTTGCGGAAATTCGCTGCGCAGGTCGCCCCTGGGGGCTTGATCCTCTACAATCGCGACCGGCTTCCCGCTGACTTTCCGCTTCCACAGGCCCGCATCGTCTGCCTGCCTGCTTCAGAAATCGCGGACAAGCTCGGCAACACCAAGGCCACTAACATCGTGATGCTGGGAGCGCTGCTCGAAGAGACCGAGTGCTTGCTCCTCGAAACCGCCGATGACGTTCTGAAAACGAAGATCAAGAAAGTGGCCATGCTGGAGGTGAATCGCAAAGCTCTTGCTGCCGGACGCGAATTCATCGATAACTATGTCCGCGTCGGCGCAGTAAGTCAGCCGGACGGATTTTCGTACTAA
- a CDS encoding 4Fe-4S dicluster domain-containing protein has protein sequence MAGQARGNILIGTEECKGCGLCVESCPPKCLELRPDLNTYGVHPARYTGENCTGCGICFYCCPEPGAITVYRLVPAAKPVAEVEMHGGLHAAAL, from the coding sequence ATGGCTGGACAAGCACGAGGCAACATTCTGATCGGCACGGAAGAGTGCAAGGGTTGCGGACTGTGTGTTGAATCCTGTCCTCCGAAATGCCTGGAACTGCGCCCGGATTTGAATACCTACGGAGTACATCCCGCGCGTTACACGGGCGAAAACTGCACCGGCTGCGGGATCTGCTTCTATTGCTGTCCCGAGCCAGGTGCGATCACGGTCTACCGGCTAGTGCCGGCAGCCAAGCCGGTCGCCGAAGTAGAAATGCATGGGGGCTTACATGCGGCAGCTTTGTAA
- a CDS encoding cysteine desulfurase-like protein, translated as MPTAEHATSTALDLTWVRSQFPSLAQTVNGHPAVFFDGPGGTQVPQRVIDAISEYLAANNANTGGAYSTSRNTDRMIAEARAAMGDFLNCDADEIVIGPNMTTLTYGMSRAFGRELEPGDEIVLTLLDHDANFSPWKALEEKGVTIRTVAFNPADCTLDMHDLARKINSHTRLVAVGYASNAVGTINNVAEVVRLAKQAGALTYIDSVHYAPHGPIDVRALDCDFLACSTYKFFGPHMGVLYGKREHLTRLKPYKVRPLTDSSPNCWEWGTLNHECIAAIKACVDYWEALGRRAKPGVANRRAAILAAHEAIHGHERALLERMMAGLLAIPGLKLYGISDPRRFDHRCATFVVRVEGFTPLQLATKLGDGGFFTWDGNYYALNVTEQLDVEKTGGFLRIGLVHYNTMEEVERMLGALREIVGG; from the coding sequence ATGCCAACCGCCGAACACGCCACCTCCACCGCACTCGACCTGACTTGGGTTCGTTCGCAATTCCCTTCGCTTGCGCAGACCGTCAACGGGCATCCCGCCGTTTTTTTTGACGGCCCTGGCGGCACGCAAGTTCCGCAGCGCGTGATCGACGCTATTTCCGAATATCTGGCCGCCAACAACGCCAACACCGGCGGGGCTTATTCGACCAGCCGCAACACCGATCGGATGATTGCCGAAGCGCGCGCGGCGATGGGCGACTTCCTGAATTGCGACGCGGACGAAATCGTCATTGGCCCGAACATGACCACGCTGACCTATGGGATGTCACGTGCATTCGGCCGGGAACTCGAACCCGGAGACGAAATCGTGCTCACGCTGCTCGATCATGATGCGAATTTCTCTCCCTGGAAGGCGCTGGAAGAAAAAGGCGTCACCATCCGCACGGTTGCCTTCAACCCAGCCGATTGCACGCTTGATATGCACGATCTGGCGCGAAAGATTAATAGCCACACGCGCCTGGTCGCCGTTGGATACGCCTCCAACGCAGTGGGAACGATCAACAATGTCGCGGAGGTTGTCCGCCTCGCCAAGCAGGCCGGGGCGCTCACCTACATCGACTCCGTCCACTACGCCCCGCATGGACCGATTGACGTACGCGCACTCGATTGCGATTTTCTGGCTTGTTCGACCTACAAGTTCTTTGGTCCTCACATGGGCGTGCTCTATGGCAAGCGCGAGCACCTGACGCGGTTGAAACCGTACAAAGTGCGCCCGCTCACCGACAGCAGTCCGAACTGCTGGGAGTGGGGCACGCTGAATCACGAATGCATTGCCGCGATCAAAGCCTGCGTCGACTACTGGGAAGCTCTTGGCCGGCGCGCGAAACCGGGTGTCGCGAATCGTCGAGCCGCCATTCTGGCCGCGCACGAGGCGATTCATGGACACGAGCGTGCATTGCTGGAACGGATGATGGCGGGATTGCTTGCGATTCCCGGCCTGAAACTTTATGGCATCAGCGATCCGCGCCGATTTGACCACCGTTGCGCGACTTTCGTCGTCCGCGTAGAAGGTTTCACGCCACTGCAACTGGCCACGAAGTTGGGCGATGGCGGATTCTTTACCTGGGACGGAAACTACTACGCGCTCAACGTGACCGAACAACTGGACGTCGAAAAAACCGGAGGCTTTTTGCGGATCGGGCTTGTCCACTACAACACGATGGAAGAAGTGGAGAGGATGCTGGGGGCGCTACGGGAGATTGTTGGAGGCTGA
- a CDS encoding DUF3592 domain-containing protein, whose translation MSIRRDPIAWLGLAREAVFFAIAAGGGITVWMRRRSARQWPATFGKVESASNYQHDSTWLTDISYSYTVAAEYYSGQFQLRDRSEKKSDAQVLRWKGQNISIRYSPTRPEISVVRIEDQAAWHGEEYRGH comes from the coding sequence ATGTCAATTCGCCGCGACCCGATCGCATGGTTAGGCTTGGCGCGCGAGGCAGTCTTTTTCGCTATTGCAGCCGGTGGCGGCATCACCGTGTGGATGCGCAGACGAAGTGCCCGCCAATGGCCCGCGACCTTTGGCAAGGTCGAGTCGGCCTCAAATTATCAGCATGACAGCACGTGGCTGACCGACATTTCCTATTCCTATACAGTCGCTGCGGAGTATTACTCCGGACAATTCCAATTGCGGGACAGGAGCGAGAAAAAATCTGACGCGCAGGTTCTTCGCTGGAAGGGACAAAATATCTCAATTCGTTATTCGCCAACCCGCCCCGAAATCTCCGTGGTGCGAATTGAAGATCAGGCCGCATGGCACGGCGAAGAATATCGAGGCCATTGA
- a CDS encoding 3-methyl-2-oxobutanoate dehydrogenase subunit VorB produces the protein MGAYMRQLCKGNVAIVKGAILAGCRSYYGYPITPASEIAEAAALYMPQVGGTFLQAESEVAAINMVYGAAGAGARVMTASSGPGLSLMQEGMSYLAGAELPCVIVDIVRGGPGLGNIAPEQSDYFAMVKGGGHGCYRNLVLAPASVQEMADLTVLAFELADKYRNPAVVMADGYIGQMMEPLDLEFREPEIPERPWAVKGTPETRKNLINSIFLEPDALEEHIRKLEAKYIRASQTEVRYETFEADDAEILLVGYGITSRILRSAVEMARREGLKASLLRPITLWPFPTQAIAEAAKKVQKILVVELSNGQMVEDVRLAVNGKVPVEFYGRTGGNVPSVEEIHSQVMQRVLALA, from the coding sequence ATGGGGGCTTACATGCGGCAGCTTTGTAAAGGCAACGTCGCCATCGTCAAGGGCGCCATCCTTGCCGGATGCCGCTCCTACTACGGATATCCCATTACTCCAGCCAGCGAGATTGCCGAAGCGGCCGCGCTCTACATGCCGCAAGTCGGCGGAACGTTCTTGCAGGCGGAGAGTGAAGTCGCCGCCATCAACATGGTGTACGGCGCGGCTGGGGCCGGCGCTCGCGTCATGACCGCCTCCTCCGGTCCCGGCCTTAGTTTGATGCAGGAAGGAATGTCCTATCTTGCAGGCGCCGAACTGCCGTGCGTGATCGTCGACATCGTCCGTGGAGGACCGGGGCTCGGCAACATTGCTCCCGAACAGAGTGACTATTTTGCCATGGTCAAAGGGGGCGGACACGGTTGCTATCGCAACCTCGTGCTCGCCCCCGCTTCCGTTCAGGAGATGGCCGACCTTACCGTGCTGGCCTTCGAACTGGCCGACAAATATCGCAATCCAGCAGTGGTCATGGCCGATGGCTACATCGGGCAGATGATGGAGCCGCTCGATCTGGAGTTCCGCGAGCCAGAGATTCCAGAACGCCCGTGGGCTGTGAAGGGAACGCCGGAAACGCGCAAGAATCTCATCAACTCGATTTTCCTGGAGCCCGACGCGCTCGAAGAACATATTCGAAAACTCGAAGCAAAATACATTCGAGCATCTCAGACCGAAGTACGGTACGAGACCTTCGAAGCTGACGACGCCGAGATCCTGCTGGTCGGTTACGGCATCACGTCACGCATTCTGCGCTCCGCAGTCGAGATGGCCCGGCGCGAAGGCTTGAAAGCCAGCTTGTTGCGGCCGATCACGCTGTGGCCCTTCCCCACCCAGGCCATCGCCGAGGCAGCCAAGAAAGTTCAGAAGATTCTCGTGGTCGAATTGAGTAACGGGCAGATGGTGGAAGACGTGCGTCTCGCCGTCAACGGCAAGGTGCCCGTCGAGTTTTACGGACGGACCGGCGGCAACGTCCCGTCCGTAGAAGAAATACATTCGCAAGTCATGCAGCGCGTACTGGCGCTGGCGTAG
- a CDS encoding acetyl-CoA hydrolase/transferase family protein, with amino-acid sequence MSFEINYQNKIRTAEEALRCVESGMRVYIQPGCAEPETLVEALMHRGPDVEDVEIVHMMTMGTAPYVAPEMAGHFRHNAVFIGGNVRDAINDGRADYTPIYLSEIEELFESGAMPIDVALVQVSPPDAHGFCSFGIGVDTTLTAAKVARFVVAQVNDQMPRTNGDSFIHVNDIDMVVVQSRPLCEIKRVRITEMHTAIARNVAGLIDDGCVLQTGIGGIPDAVLPFLMDRKDLGIHSELVSDGAIPLIDAGVITGARKNFKPRKIIVGFILGTRKMFDYVHNNSMFEFHPTAYVNDPNFIARNDRMVAINSCLQVDLTGQVCSDSIGNQFYSGIGGQVDFLRGASRSKGGKAIIALSSTAKSGTISRIVPMLSPGAGVVTSRGLVRYVVTEFGVAYLHGKSIRERAKALIDISHPNFREELYTYCEQTKWLQRPQSMSATR; translated from the coding sequence ATGTCGTTTGAGATCAATTATCAGAACAAAATCCGTACCGCCGAAGAGGCACTGCGTTGCGTCGAGTCTGGGATGCGAGTCTACATTCAGCCGGGCTGCGCCGAACCGGAGACGCTGGTCGAAGCACTGATGCACCGCGGCCCGGATGTCGAAGATGTTGAGATCGTGCACATGATGACCATGGGCACCGCACCCTACGTGGCGCCGGAAATGGCTGGGCACTTCCGCCACAACGCCGTATTCATCGGCGGCAACGTGCGCGACGCCATCAATGATGGGCGCGCGGACTACACTCCGATTTATCTCAGCGAAATCGAGGAACTGTTTGAGAGCGGCGCGATGCCGATCGACGTCGCGCTGGTACAGGTCTCGCCACCGGACGCGCATGGTTTTTGCAGCTTCGGAATCGGCGTCGACACCACCTTGACCGCGGCCAAAGTAGCTCGTTTTGTGGTCGCGCAGGTGAATGATCAGATGCCGCGCACCAATGGTGACAGCTTCATTCATGTGAACGACATTGACATGGTAGTCGTGCAATCGCGGCCCCTGTGCGAGATCAAGCGAGTTCGCATTACCGAGATGCATACCGCCATCGCCCGCAATGTTGCCGGGCTGATTGACGACGGGTGCGTTTTGCAAACCGGCATCGGCGGAATTCCGGATGCAGTTCTGCCCTTCCTGATGGATCGCAAAGATCTGGGGATCCACAGTGAACTGGTTTCCGACGGAGCGATTCCTCTGATCGATGCGGGAGTTATCACCGGCGCGCGCAAGAATTTCAAGCCTCGCAAGATTATCGTCGGGTTCATTCTGGGCACGAGGAAGATGTTCGATTACGTACACAACAACTCGATGTTCGAATTCCATCCCACCGCGTACGTGAATGACCCTAACTTCATCGCGCGCAACGACCGCATGGTGGCCATCAATTCCTGCCTGCAGGTGGATTTGACCGGACAAGTCTGTTCCGACTCGATCGGCAACCAGTTCTACAGCGGGATTGGCGGACAAGTCGACTTTCTGCGCGGCGCTTCACGTTCCAAGGGTGGCAAGGCGATCATTGCGCTTTCTTCCACCGCCAAGAGTGGGACCATTTCGCGAATCGTCCCCATGCTCAGCCCAGGCGCCGGAGTGGTCACTTCGCGCGGCCTGGTGCGTTACGTCGTCACCGAGTTTGGCGTCGCGTACCTGCATGGCAAGTCGATTCGGGAGCGCGCCAAAGCTCTGATCGATATCTCTCATCCTAATTTTCGGGAAGAACTTTACACCTATTGCGAACAGACCAAGTGGTTGCAGCGTCCGCAATCGATGTCAGCAACGAGGTGA
- a CDS encoding pyridoxamine 5'-phosphate oxidase family protein — protein MPVKQGDLELLQNPIAQELLQSNIPARLAYIASDGTPRVVPIWFHWNGREFVMATPPKAPKLKALAKNSKVALTIDDNTFPHKVLLVRGTARLTTVDGIVPEYAAAAERYFGVEQGKAWIKQVQTMMSSMVQVTITPEWVGLLDFQTRFPSAISA, from the coding sequence ATGCCCGTCAAACAAGGAGATTTGGAACTCCTGCAAAACCCCATTGCCCAGGAACTGCTGCAATCGAACATTCCGGCACGGTTGGCCTACATTGCTTCCGACGGAACGCCTCGAGTGGTGCCCATCTGGTTCCACTGGAATGGGCGGGAATTCGTGATGGCCACTCCTCCCAAAGCACCCAAGCTGAAAGCACTCGCCAAGAATTCCAAGGTCGCTCTCACGATCGACGACAACACCTTTCCGCACAAAGTTCTGCTCGTGCGCGGTACAGCACGGCTGACAACGGTTGACGGAATCGTGCCCGAATACGCGGCTGCAGCCGAGCGCTACTTCGGGGTAGAACAGGGAAAAGCCTGGATCAAACAAGTGCAGACGATGATGTCCAGCATGGTGCAAGTGACCATCACCCCGGAGTGGGTCGGCTTGCTGGATTTTCAAACACGCTTTCCGAGTGCAATCAGCGCCTAG